One genomic region from Anaerolineae bacterium encodes:
- a CDS encoding transcriptional regulator gives MDEVGFSLRSQAQAAFMKALRRGERYAMRREWRGLPAELLPFNVVVRTLGLFRREERGVQEVPLDAIVGSVDRVGDFWRNFLPRQSYLRERWCRVYAYVVENGPDPVSLFKIGDIYFVNDGNHRVSVLRALDAATVEAHVVEYPCRVALGPDLPLARVPCKAAYAEFLEQTDLDLSRPEVNIELSDATGYRVLEEHIAGHAYWLEYATGRPVSVFRAAASWYDLVYMPTVRLIREKKLLRDFPGMFEGDLYIIVTRHHRELVRALGRPVPLERVIERLRVTQARPLWRRLWYRLTRRWALKLPLAPPEMTPVEAAAHAGRRVWQFPTRTADAEDSAPAAGEQGE, from the coding sequence ATGGATGAGGTGGGATTTTCTCTGCGGAGCCAGGCCCAGGCCGCGTTCATGAAAGCCCTGCGCCGCGGCGAGCGCTACGCCATGCGGCGGGAATGGCGCGGCCTGCCGGCGGAGCTCCTGCCGTTCAACGTCGTGGTGCGCACGCTGGGGCTGTTCCGCCGGGAAGAGCGCGGGGTGCAGGAGGTGCCCCTCGACGCCATTGTCGGGAGCGTGGACCGCGTCGGCGATTTCTGGCGCAATTTCCTGCCGCGGCAGTCCTACCTGCGCGAGCGCTGGTGCCGGGTCTATGCCTACGTGGTCGAGAACGGCCCGGACCCGGTTTCGCTGTTCAAGATCGGGGATATCTACTTCGTCAATGACGGCAACCACCGGGTCTCGGTCCTGCGGGCGCTCGACGCGGCAACCGTCGAAGCCCATGTGGTGGAGTATCCCTGCCGCGTGGCGCTGGGGCCGGATCTGCCCCTGGCGCGGGTGCCGTGCAAGGCGGCCTACGCGGAGTTCCTGGAGCAGACCGACCTCGACCTATCGCGCCCGGAGGTGAATATCGAGCTTTCGGACGCGACGGGGTACCGGGTGCTGGAGGAGCATATCGCCGGCCATGCCTACTGGCTGGAATATGCCACCGGCCGGCCGGTTTCTGTGTTTCGCGCCGCGGCGAGCTGGTACGACCTGGTATATATGCCGACAGTGCGGTTGATCCGGGAGAAGAAGCTCCTGCGCGATTTCCCGGGCATGTTCGAGGGAGACTTGTACATCATCGTGACGCGCCATCACCGCGAGTTGGTGCGGGCGCTGGGCCGGCCGGTGCCCTTGGAGCGGGTCATCGAGCGCCTGCGCGTCACGCAGGCACGGCCGCTGTGGCGCCGGCTCTGGTACCGCCTGACGCGTCGCTGGGCGCTGAAGCTTCCGCTGGCGCCGCCCGAAATGACGCCGGTCGAGGCGGCCGCGCACGCCGGCCGGCGGGTGTGGCAGTTCCCGACGCGGACAGCCGATGCGGAGGACAGCGCGCCCGCGGCCGGGGAGCAGGGGGAATGA